From the Misgurnus anguillicaudatus chromosome 17, ASM2758022v2, whole genome shotgun sequence genome, one window contains:
- the maip1 gene encoding m-AAA protease-interacting protein 1, mitochondrial isoform X2 — protein MALSLLRCCNCNRPFTALVRFFTSRSVLLNQSRRLAPVASVVCNVRRYSSERDRHKNQKVMVVGIPNPFIWFRTRIYFFLIRTYFDKEFNIEDFTDGAKQAFSYVSRLLSQCHFEALEGLVAKDLIGKLQEKCAHLPLSHQRALSAESDEIMYTTTGDVGIYYDDSGRKFVSILMRFWYLTSARLPDDTMEGARVFQVSIGGDGEKPETKRLLTANYEFQREFTQGVSPDWIITRIEHSKLLD, from the exons ATGGCGCTGTCCTTACTGAGATGTTGTAATTGTAACAGGCCTTTTACGGCTCTAGTTCGGTTCTTTACATCAAGGTCCGTTTTATTAAATCAGTCCAGACGGCTCGCTCCCGTAGCGTCTGTTGTCTGTAATGTCCGGCGGTACAGCTCCGAGCGGGACAGACACAAGAACCAGAAGGTGATGGTTGTTGGCATCCCGAACCCCTTCATCTGGTTTCGAACGCGCATATACTTCTTTTTGATCCGAACTTATTTCGACAAAGAGTTTAACATCGAGGACTTCACGGACGGAGCCAAACAA GCTTTCTCTTATGTATCAAGACTGTTGTCTCAGTGTCACTTTGAGGCTCTTGAAGGATTAGTTGCTAAAGAT CTTATAGGGAAACTTCAAGAAAAATGCGCTCATTTGCCTTTGAGCCACCAGAGGGCGCTGTCCGCCGAGTCTGATGAAATCATGTACACAACGACTGGAGATGTTGGCATTTACTATGATGATAGTG GAAGGAAATTTGTAAGTATTTTGATGCGCTTCTGGTACTTGACAAGTGCCAGACTTCCTGATGACACTATGGAAGGAGCACGAGTATTCCAGGTTTCCATTGGTGGAGATGGAGAGAAACCAGAGACCAAAAGACTCCTCACAGCCAATTATGA ATTTCAGAGGGAGTTTACCCAAGGCGTGTCCCCAGACTGGATTATCACAAGAATAGAGCACTCGAAGCTTCTTGACTAG
- the maip1 gene encoding m-AAA protease-interacting protein 1, mitochondrial isoform X1, producing MALSLLRCCNCNRPFTALVRFFTSRSVLLNQSRRLAPVASVVCNVRRYSSERDRHKNQKVMVVGIPNPFIWFRTRIYFFLIRTYFDKEFNIEDFTDGAKQAFSYVSRLLSQCHFEALEGLVAKDLIGKLQEKCAHLPLSHQRALSAESDEIMYTTTGDVGIYYDDSGRKFVSILMRFWYLTSARLPDDTMEGARVFQVSIGGDGEKPETKRLLTANYEFQREFTQGVSPDWIITRIEHSKLLD from the exons ATGGCGCTGTCCTTACTGAGATGTTGTAATTGTAACAGGCCTTTTACGGCTCTAGTTCGGTTCTTTACATCAAGGTCCGTTTTATTAAATCAGTCCAGACGGCTCGCTCCCGTAGCGTCTGTTGTCTGTAATGTCCGGCGGTACAGCTCCGAGCGGGACAGACACAAGAACCAGAAGGTGATGGTTGTTGGCATCCCGAACCCCTTCATCTGGTTTCGAACGCGCATATACTTCTTTTTGATCCGAACTTATTTCGACAAAGAGTTTAACATCGAGGACTTCACGGACGGAGCCAAACAA GCTTTCTCTTATGTATCAAGACTGTTGTCTCAGTGTCACTTTGAGGCTCTTGAAGGATTAGTTGCTAAAGATCTA ATAGGGAAACTTCAAGAAAAATGCGCTCATTTGCCTTTGAGCCACCAGAGGGCGCTGTCCGCCGAGTCTGATGAAATCATGTACACAACGACTGGAGATGTTGGCATTTACTATGATGATAGTG GAAGGAAATTTGTAAGTATTTTGATGCGCTTCTGGTACTTGACAAGTGCCAGACTTCCTGATGACACTATGGAAGGAGCACGAGTATTCCAGGTTTCCATTGGTGGAGATGGAGAGAAACCAGAGACCAAAAGACTCCTCACAGCCAATTATGA ATTTCAGAGGGAGTTTACCCAAGGCGTGTCCCCAGACTGGATTATCACAAGAATAGAGCACTCGAAGCTTCTTGACTAG